One region of Pseudomonas alvandae genomic DNA includes:
- a CDS encoding DUF2126 domain-containing protein, producing MSIHVALHHVTHYRYERAVELGPQIVRLRPAAHSRTRILSYALKVSPDQHFINWQQDPQGNYLARLVFPEKTNELRVEVDLVAEMAVFNPFDFFLEPYAEKIPFTYAADEKHELMPYLEKLPLTPKFKAYLDGIDRTPLPAVDFLVALNQRLSEDINYLIRMEPGVQTPEHTLEHASGSCRDSAWLLVQLLRHLGLAARFVSGYLIQLTADVKSLDGPSGTEVDFTDLHAWCEVYLPGAGWIGLDATSGLFAGEGHIPLACSPDPSSAAPISGLVEPCECQFSHEMSVERIWEAPRVTKPYTEEQWLAIQALGRQIDADLQDGDVRLTMGGEPTFVSIDDPDGAEWNTAALGPDKRRLSAELFQRMREHYAPQGLVHFGQGKWYPGEQLPRWSLNCYWRRDGVPIWHDSALIADEQKDCGADGELAGRFLASVAERLNIPTRFVFPAYEDNFHYLWREGTLPSNVTAEDSRLEDPLERARLRKVFSQGLGKVIGQVLPLARTAKGDQWQSGRWYLRDDHCRLVPGDSPLGYRLPLASQPWVTAAEYPFIHPTDPNQDLPELPGTEQLNRHGEPALEHERVPKIDESADWLTRTAFCAEAREGRLYLFMPPLERVEDYLELVSAIEATAQELDCPVLLEGYEPPSDPRLSNFRITPDPGVIEVNVQPSASWDELVERTEFLYEQARLNRLTTEKFLIDGRHTGTGGGNHFVLGGATPADSPFLRRPDLLRSLISYWHNHPSLSYLFSGLFIGPTSQAPRVDEARNDALYELEIAFAQMPQPGEECPPWLVDRLLRNLLIDVTGNTHRAEFCIDKLYSPDGATGRLGLLELRAFEMPPHARMSLTQQLLLRALVARFWREPYAPAKLARWGTELHDRFLLPHFIEQDFAEVIEELNAAGYPLRADWFAAHLEFRFPKVGDYAVNGIELQLRQALEPWHVLGEEGSAGGTVRYVDSSLERLQIKLTGLAPQRYLLTCNGVPVPLQPTGRVGEFVAGVRFRAWQPFNCLQPTIPVHAPLVFDVLDTWMQRSLGGCQYHVAHPGGRNYDSLPVNANEAESRRMARFFRIGHTPGKLPIPDLATDDEFPFTLDLRRFHGTSKS from the coding sequence GTGTCGATTCATGTCGCTTTGCACCATGTCACACACTATCGCTACGAGCGCGCTGTCGAACTCGGTCCGCAGATCGTTCGCCTGCGCCCGGCGGCCCACAGCCGCACGCGTATTCTTTCCTATGCCCTGAAAGTCTCGCCCGATCAGCATTTCATCAATTGGCAACAGGATCCCCAGGGCAATTACCTGGCGCGGCTGGTGTTCCCGGAAAAAACCAATGAGCTGCGGGTCGAGGTCGATCTGGTCGCCGAGATGGCGGTGTTCAATCCGTTCGATTTTTTCCTCGAGCCCTACGCCGAGAAAATCCCGTTCACCTACGCGGCTGACGAAAAACACGAGCTGATGCCCTACCTGGAAAAGCTTCCGCTGACGCCGAAGTTCAAGGCTTACCTGGACGGCATCGACCGCACGCCGCTGCCGGCGGTGGATTTTCTGGTGGCGCTCAACCAGCGCCTGAGCGAAGACATCAACTACCTGATCCGCATGGAACCCGGCGTGCAGACGCCAGAACATACGTTGGAGCACGCGTCCGGTTCATGCCGTGACTCGGCCTGGTTGCTGGTGCAGCTGTTGCGTCACTTGGGCCTGGCGGCGCGGTTTGTCTCGGGTTACTTGATCCAGTTGACCGCTGATGTGAAAAGCCTCGACGGCCCGTCTGGTACGGAAGTGGACTTTACTGACCTGCATGCCTGGTGCGAGGTCTACCTGCCCGGCGCCGGTTGGATCGGCCTCGATGCCACGTCCGGGTTGTTCGCGGGCGAAGGGCATATTCCCTTGGCGTGTAGTCCTGATCCGTCCTCGGCGGCGCCGATCAGCGGTCTGGTGGAGCCGTGCGAGTGTCAGTTCAGCCACGAAATGTCCGTCGAACGGATTTGGGAAGCGCCGCGGGTCACCAAGCCCTACACCGAAGAACAATGGTTGGCGATCCAGGCGTTGGGCCGGCAGATCGATGCCGACCTGCAGGACGGTGACGTGCGCCTGACCATGGGCGGTGAACCGACTTTCGTGTCCATCGACGACCCGGACGGCGCCGAGTGGAACACCGCTGCCCTCGGGCCGGACAAGCGCCGCCTTTCCGCCGAGCTGTTCCAGCGCATGCGCGAGCATTACGCGCCGCAAGGGCTGGTGCATTTCGGCCAGGGCAAGTGGTACCCCGGCGAGCAATTGCCGCGCTGGTCGCTCAACTGCTATTGGCGGCGCGACGGAGTGCCGATCTGGCATGACAGCGCATTGATTGCCGACGAGCAGAAGGACTGCGGCGCCGATGGCGAGTTGGCGGGTCGTTTTCTGGCAAGTGTCGCTGAACGCTTGAACATTCCTACGCGGTTTGTGTTTCCCGCCTACGAAGACAATTTCCATTATCTCTGGCGCGAAGGCACGTTGCCTTCGAACGTGACGGCCGAGGATTCCCGGTTGGAAGACCCGTTGGAGCGTGCGCGGTTGCGCAAGGTCTTCAGCCAGGGGCTGGGTAAAGTGATCGGCCAGGTCCTGCCGCTGGCCCGAACCGCCAAGGGCGACCAATGGCAAAGCGGGCGCTGGTACTTGCGCGACGATCATTGCCGGCTGGTACCGGGGGATTCGCCCTTGGGCTACCGCTTGCCACTGGCGTCCCAGCCCTGGGTGACGGCGGCCGAATATCCGTTCATCCATCCCACCGACCCGAACCAGGACTTGCCCGAGTTGCCCGGTACCGAGCAACTGAACCGTCACGGCGAGCCGGCACTGGAACACGAGCGCGTGCCGAAGATCGACGAATCGGCCGATTGGCTGACCCGCACCGCCTTCTGCGCCGAGGCCAGGGAAGGGCGGCTGTACCTGTTCATGCCGCCGCTGGAACGGGTCGAGGATTACCTGGAACTGGTCAGCGCCATCGAAGCGACCGCGCAAGAGCTGGATTGCCCTGTCCTGTTGGAGGGCTACGAGCCGCCGAGCGACCCGCGCCTGAGCAACTTCCGCATCACGCCGGACCCGGGTGTCATCGAGGTCAACGTGCAGCCTTCGGCGAGCTGGGATGAGTTGGTCGAGCGCACAGAGTTTCTTTACGAGCAAGCACGACTGAACCGACTGACCACCGAGAAATTTCTGATCGATGGCCGGCACACCGGTACCGGTGGCGGTAACCATTTCGTACTGGGTGGCGCGACACCGGCTGACTCACCGTTCCTGCGACGTCCGGACTTGCTGCGCAGCCTGATCAGCTACTGGCATAACCACCCGTCGTTGTCCTACCTGTTTTCCGGGTTGTTCATCGGCCCGACGTCCCAGGCTCCGCGGGTGGATGAGGCGCGCAATGACGCGTTGTACGAACTGGAAATCGCCTTCGCGCAAATGCCCCAGCCCGGCGAGGAATGCCCGCCGTGGTTGGTCGATCGGCTGCTGCGCAACCTGTTGATCGACGTGACCGGCAATACCCATCGCGCCGAGTTCTGCATCGACAAGCTCTATTCGCCGGACGGCGCCACCGGGCGTCTCGGCTTGCTGGAGTTGCGCGCTTTCGAAATGCCGCCCCACGCCCGCATGAGCCTGACCCAGCAATTGCTGTTGCGGGCGCTGGTGGCGCGGTTCTGGCGTGAGCCCTATGCGCCGGCCAAACTCGCGCGCTGGGGCACCGAGCTGCATGATCGTTTCCTGCTGCCGCACTTCATCGAGCAGGATTTCGCCGAGGTCATCGAGGAACTCAATGCCGCGGGTTATCCGCTGCGCGCCGACTGGTTTGCCGCGCACCTGGAGTTCCGCTTCCCCAAGGTCGGCGATTATGCGGTCAACGGTATCGAGCTGCAGCTGCGCCAGGCGCTGGAGCCTTGGCATGTGTTGGGCGAAGAGGGCTCGGCGGGCGGCACGGTGCGTTATGTGGACTCATCCCTGGAGCGCTTGCAGATCAAGCTCACGGGGTTGGCACCACAACGTTATCTGTTGACCTGCAATGGCGTGCCGGTGCCATTGCAGCCAACCGGTCGCGTAGGCGAATTTGTCGCCGGGGTACGTTTCCGCGCCTGGCAACCGTTCAACTGCTTGCAGCCGACCATCCCGGTCCACGCGCCGCTGGTCTTTGACGTGCTCGACACTTGGATGCAACGCTCGCTGGGCGGTTGCCAATACCACGTGGCGCATCCCGGCGGGCGCAACTATGACAGCCTGCCGGTGAACGCCAACGAGGCTGAGAGTCGGCGGATGGCGCGCTTCTTCCGTATTGGACACACGCCGGGGAAACTTCCGATCCCCGATCTGGCGACGGATGACGAATTCCCCTTCACGCTCGATCTGCGGCGCTTTCACGGGACCTCAAAAAGCTAG
- a CDS encoding circularly permuted type 2 ATP-grasp protein: MPDLLDRYPLTTGTYHELLDDSGAVRAHWRRLFDQLQRSTPAQLLQRQALLARQIQENGVTYNVYADPKGADRPWELDLLPHVIDAQEWKLLSAGIAQRARLLNAVLADLYGPQRLISEGLLPAELVFGHNNFLWPCQGITPPDGDFLHLYAVDLARTPDGRWWVTADRTQAPSGAGYALENRTIVSRAFPDLYRDLKVQHLSGFFRTLQETLARQAPSDGEPPLVVLLTPGRFNESYFEHLYLARQLGYPLVEGGDLTVRDATVYLKTLSGLRRVHAIMRRLDDDFCDPLELRTDSALGVPGLLEAVRQGRVLVANALGSGVLESPGLLGFLPKINQYLFGEELMLPSIATWWCGEPPVLAQALEKLPQLLIKPAFPSQSFTPVFGRDLDETQRAQLAARMQARPYAYVAQELAQLSQAPVWQAEDGLIQPRAIGMRVYAVSGKNDYRVLRGGLTRVAAEADAEVVSMQRGGASKDTWVLGEQAPGGEQWKAQRTVGVHDLVRRDPYLPSRVVENLFWFGRYCERCDDSARLLRIMLARYVDGDDPQALQSAVSLGESLMLLPEEGELPERLMAAMLGDDWSFSLRSNLQRLQWAASQVRGKLSRENWQALVELQREAVELETSEPDFGELLDFLNRLVMSLAALSGFALDDMTRDEGWRFLMIGRRLERLQFLSASLAAFLRGEAVFDQAGLEWLLELGNSSITYRSRYLAVAQLIPVLDLLLLDEQNPHAVLFQLKLVARTLKRLNDDFGAPRDTALPELVTRLSRFDLRCLENPLFGEASLRAALDGLAELLQEVADVSGQVSDRLALRHFAHVDDVSQRTVSV, from the coding sequence ATGCCTGACCTGCTTGACCGTTACCCGCTGACGACGGGCACCTATCACGAATTGCTGGACGACAGCGGTGCGGTGCGCGCGCACTGGCGGCGGCTGTTCGACCAATTGCAGCGCAGTACACCCGCGCAACTGCTCCAGCGCCAGGCGTTGCTGGCCCGGCAGATCCAGGAAAACGGCGTCACCTACAACGTCTATGCGGACCCGAAGGGCGCCGATCGGCCTTGGGAGCTGGATCTGCTGCCCCACGTCATCGATGCCCAGGAATGGAAGCTGCTGTCGGCCGGCATCGCCCAGCGCGCGCGTTTGCTCAATGCGGTACTGGCCGACCTGTACGGACCGCAGCGGCTGATCAGCGAAGGACTGTTGCCGGCGGAGCTGGTGTTCGGCCACAACAATTTCCTCTGGCCTTGCCAAGGCATCACGCCGCCGGATGGCGACTTTCTGCACCTGTATGCCGTGGACCTGGCGCGCACGCCCGATGGTCGCTGGTGGGTGACTGCGGATCGGACCCAAGCGCCTTCCGGGGCCGGTTATGCCTTGGAAAACCGGACGATCGTGTCCCGGGCGTTTCCCGATCTTTATCGCGACCTGAAGGTGCAGCACCTGTCCGGTTTCTTCCGGACCTTGCAAGAGACGCTGGCACGGCAGGCGCCCAGTGACGGCGAGCCGCCGCTGGTGGTGCTGCTGACGCCCGGGCGTTTCAATGAGAGCTATTTCGAGCATCTCTACCTGGCGCGCCAGCTCGGTTACCCATTGGTGGAGGGCGGTGACCTGACCGTCCGGGACGCCACGGTCTACCTCAAGACCCTCAGCGGGTTGCGTCGGGTCCACGCGATCATGCGCCGGCTCGACGATGACTTCTGCGACCCGCTGGAGTTGCGCACCGATTCGGCCCTGGGCGTGCCCGGGTTGTTGGAAGCGGTGCGCCAGGGCCGGGTGCTGGTGGCCAATGCCCTGGGCAGCGGTGTGCTGGAATCGCCAGGGCTCTTGGGGTTCTTGCCGAAGATCAACCAGTATCTGTTCGGCGAAGAACTGATGCTGCCTTCCATCGCCACCTGGTGGTGCGGTGAACCGCCAGTGCTGGCCCAGGCCTTGGAGAAATTACCCCAGCTGTTGATCAAGCCGGCATTTCCCTCCCAGAGTTTCACCCCCGTGTTCGGTCGAGACCTGGACGAGACACAGCGTGCCCAACTGGCGGCACGCATGCAGGCGCGGCCTTATGCCTACGTCGCCCAAGAGCTGGCGCAACTGTCCCAGGCGCCGGTATGGCAGGCCGAGGATGGCCTGATCCAGCCCCGGGCCATCGGCATGCGCGTGTACGCCGTGTCCGGGAAAAACGATTATCGCGTGCTGCGCGGTGGCCTGACCCGCGTGGCCGCCGAGGCCGATGCCGAGGTGGTGTCGATGCAGCGCGGCGGTGCCAGCAAGGACACGTGGGTGCTTGGCGAGCAAGCGCCCGGCGGCGAGCAATGGAAGGCCCAGCGCACCGTCGGCGTTCATGACCTGGTGCGCCGCGATCCGTACTTGCCGTCGCGAGTCGTCGAGAACCTGTTCTGGTTCGGTCGTTATTGCGAGCGCTGCGACGACAGCGCTCGCCTCCTGCGGATCATGCTGGCGCGGTATGTCGACGGTGATGACCCACAGGCGCTGCAATCGGCGGTCTCCCTGGGCGAAAGCCTGATGCTGTTGCCCGAAGAGGGCGAGCTGCCCGAACGCCTGATGGCGGCCATGCTCGGCGATGACTGGTCTTTCAGCCTGCGTTCCAACCTGCAGCGCTTGCAGTGGGCGGCTTCGCAGGTTCGCGGCAAGCTGTCGCGGGAAAACTGGCAGGCGCTGGTGGAGCTGCAGCGCGAAGCCGTGGAACTGGAAACCAGTGAACCGGATTTCGGTGAGTTGCTGGATTTCCTCAATCGCTTGGTGATGTCCCTGGCGGCGTTATCCGGGTTCGCCCTGGACGACATGACCCGCGACGAGGGCTGGCGCTTCCTGATGATCGGCCGGCGCCTGGAGCGCCTGCAGTTTCTCAGCGCCAGCCTGGCGGCGTTCTTGCGGGGCGAAGCGGTGTTCGATCAGGCCGGGCTGGAGTGGCTGCTGGAGTTGGGCAACAGCAGCATCACCTACCGCTCGCGCTACCTGGCGGTGGCGCAGTTGATCCCGGTGCTCGACCTGTTGCTGCTGGACGAACAGAACCCCCATGCGGTGCTCTTCCAATTGAAACTGGTGGCCCGCACCCTCAAGCGCCTGAACGATGATTTTGGCGCGCCCAGGGATACCGCGTTGCCGGAGTTGGTGACGCGCCTGTCGCGCTTCGACCTGCGCTGCCTGGAAAACCCGCTATTCGGCGAAGCCAGCCTGCGCGCGGCACTCGACGGGCTGGCCGAGCTGTTGCAGGAAGTGGCCGATGTCAGCGGCCAGGTTTCCGATCGCCTGGCCTTGCGCCATTTTGCCCACGTCGATGACGTCAGCCAACGCACGGTGTCCGTCTGA
- a CDS encoding transglutaminase family protein: MNARYQILHDTHYHYDSPVSLAQQLAHLWPRACDWQRCTEQQLLISPEPTTRRDEQDVFGNPLTRLAFERPHDELLVNARLSVEVLARPELDFNLSPAWDSTRDALTYSGRPLTARLLDACRYRFESPYVHLKRSFVEFSESCFPAGRPLMVGVQALMEKIFEEFTFDAEATQVATPLVEVLERRRGVCQDFAHLMLACVRSRGLAARYVSGYLLTQPPPGQARLIGADASHAWVSVFCPVLGWVDFDPTNNVQPALEHITLAWGRDFSDVSPLRGVILGGGTHDPEVRVTVMPLES, translated from the coding sequence ATGAATGCTCGTTACCAGATCCTCCACGACACCCATTACCACTACGACAGCCCAGTGTCCCTGGCGCAGCAACTGGCCCATCTGTGGCCACGGGCCTGTGATTGGCAGCGTTGCACCGAACAGCAGTTGCTGATCAGTCCGGAGCCGACGACCCGTCGGGATGAGCAGGACGTGTTCGGCAATCCTTTGACCCGCCTGGCCTTCGAGCGGCCTCACGATGAACTGCTGGTCAATGCCCGCCTGAGCGTCGAGGTGCTGGCGCGCCCTGAACTGGATTTCAATCTGTCGCCGGCCTGGGATTCGACCCGTGACGCGTTGACCTATAGCGGCCGACCGCTGACGGCGCGGTTACTGGACGCCTGTCGCTACCGTTTCGAATCGCCCTATGTGCACCTCAAGCGCAGCTTCGTGGAATTCTCGGAAAGCTGTTTTCCGGCGGGACGACCGCTGATGGTCGGGGTCCAGGCATTGATGGAGAAGATTTTCGAAGAGTTCACCTTCGACGCCGAGGCCACCCAGGTCGCGACGCCGTTGGTGGAAGTGCTGGAGCGACGCCGCGGCGTCTGCCAGGACTTCGCCCACCTGATGCTGGCTTGTGTGCGATCCCGCGGATTGGCGGCGCGTTACGTCAGCGGCTATCTGCTGACCCAGCCACCGCCCGGCCAGGCCCGCCTGATAGGCGCCGATGCTTCGCACGCCTGGGTGTCGGTGTTCTGCCCGGTGTTGGGCTGGGTGGACTTCGACCCGACCAACAATGTGCAGCCGGCCCTGGAACACATCACCCTGGCCTGGGGCCGGGATTTTTCCGACGTGTCACCGTTGCGCGGGGTAATCCTGGGGGGCGGTACCCATGATCCCGAAGTGCGGGTGACGGTGATGCCGTTGGAGTCATAA
- a CDS encoding NUDIX hydrolase, whose protein sequence is MFPVSIKGVLQSPEGLVVLMLNERDEWELPGGRIELGETAPQCLAREIAEELAVEVSVGEPLDSYLFEVIPGKHVFISTYRCQLLGGFVPVISHEHKEIGMFEPGRLPANLPEGYRLSIVKALGI, encoded by the coding sequence ATGTTCCCGGTATCGATCAAAGGTGTGCTGCAATCCCCCGAAGGCCTGGTTGTGCTGATGCTCAACGAGCGGGACGAATGGGAACTGCCCGGCGGGCGGATCGAACTGGGTGAAACGGCGCCGCAATGCCTGGCCCGGGAGATTGCCGAGGAACTGGCGGTCGAGGTCAGCGTGGGAGAGCCACTGGATTCGTATCTGTTCGAGGTGATCCCAGGCAAGCACGTTTTCATCTCCACCTACCGCTGCCAATTGCTGGGCGGTTTCGTGCCGGTGATCAGTCACGAGCACAAGGAGATCGGGATGTTCGAACCGGGGCGATTGCCGGCCAATTTGCCTGAAGGCTATCGCTTGTCGATCGTCAAGGCGTTGGGGATATAG
- a CDS encoding TIGR00730 family Rossman fold protein: MSIASVCVFCGASTGSHPAYREAAQALGRVLAERKLTLVYGGGAVGLMGIVADAALAAGGEVIGIIPQSLKDKEIGHSGLTRLEVVDGMHARKARMAELSDAFIALPGGLGTLEELFEVWTWGQLGYHGKPLGLLEVNGFYSKLTGFLDHIVGEGFIRAPHRDMLQVSDSPQNLLDALDEWQPSIQPKWAEQKPN, translated from the coding sequence ATGTCCATCGCCTCTGTTTGTGTATTTTGCGGCGCCAGCACCGGCAGCCACCCAGCTTATCGCGAAGCCGCCCAGGCCCTGGGGCGGGTGTTGGCGGAACGAAAGCTGACCCTGGTCTATGGCGGTGGCGCGGTGGGCCTGATGGGTATCGTCGCCGATGCGGCCCTCGCGGCGGGCGGCGAAGTGATTGGCATCATCCCGCAGAGCCTGAAGGACAAGGAAATCGGCCACAGTGGCCTGACGCGCCTGGAAGTGGTGGACGGCATGCACGCGCGCAAGGCCCGCATGGCCGAACTCAGCGACGCCTTCATCGCCCTGCCTGGCGGCCTCGGCACCTTGGAAGAACTGTTCGAAGTCTGGACCTGGGGCCAGCTCGGCTACCACGGCAAACCGCTGGGTCTGTTGGAAGTGAACGGCTTCTACAGCAAGCTCACCGGCTTTCTGGATCATATCGTCGGCGAGGGTTTCATCCGTGCGCCCCATCGTGACATGCTGCAAGTGAGCGACTCACCGCAAAACCTGCTCGACGCGCTGGACGAATGGCAGCCATCGATCCAGCCGAAGTGGGCCGAACAAAAACCCAACTAA
- the azu gene encoding azurin, which produces MFAKLVAVSLLTLASSQLMAAECTTTIDSTDQMSFSTKAIEIDKSCKTFTVELTHSGSLPKNVMGHNWVLSKEADMQPIATDGLGAGIDKNYLKEGDARIIAHTKIIGAGEKDSVTFDVSKLSASEKYGFFCSFPGHISMMKGTVTLK; this is translated from the coding sequence ATGTTCGCCAAACTTGTAGCAGTATCCCTGTTGACGCTGGCTAGCAGCCAACTGATGGCAGCGGAGTGCACGACCACCATCGATTCGACCGACCAGATGTCCTTCAGCACCAAGGCCATCGAGATCGACAAGAGCTGCAAGACCTTCACCGTTGAGCTGACTCACTCCGGCAGCTTGCCGAAGAATGTCATGGGCCATAACTGGGTGCTGAGCAAAGAGGCTGACATGCAGCCGATTGCCACCGACGGCCTGGGCGCCGGCATCGACAAGAACTACCTGAAGGAAGGCGATGCCCGCATCATTGCCCACACCAAGATTATCGGTGCCGGCGAGAAAGATTCGGTGACCTTCGACGTGTCGAAACTCAGCGCTTCCGAGAAGTACGGTTTCTTCTGCTCGTTCCCAGGCCACATCTCGATGATGAAAGGCACCGTTACCCTGAAATAA
- the nadE gene encoding ammonia-dependent NAD(+) synthetase has protein sequence MQAVQREIAEQLNVQPPFADDAALKAEVARRVSFIQDCLVNSGLKSLVLGISGGVDSLTAGLLAQRAVRELREKTGNAAYKFIAVRLPYETQFDEHEAQACVDFIEPDERHTVNIGPAVKALAKEVLAFEGKGPGSRDFVLGNTKARMRMVAQYTIAGAEQGLVIGTDHAAEAVMGFFTKFGDGACDLAPLSGLVKNQVRAIARDFGAPESLVEKVPTADLEDLSPGKPDEAAHGVTYGEIDAFLHGQPIREEAAKIICDTYRKTEHKRVMPYAP, from the coding sequence ATGCAAGCCGTACAGCGTGAGATAGCTGAACAGCTCAACGTCCAGCCACCGTTCGCCGATGACGCCGCCCTCAAGGCCGAAGTCGCTCGTCGGGTGAGCTTCATCCAGGATTGCCTCGTCAATTCAGGGCTCAAGAGCCTGGTGCTGGGTATCAGCGGCGGCGTTGATTCGTTGACCGCAGGCCTGTTGGCCCAACGTGCCGTGCGTGAGCTGCGGGAGAAAACCGGCAACGCGGCGTACAAGTTCATCGCCGTGCGCCTGCCGTATGAAACGCAGTTCGACGAGCACGAAGCCCAGGCTTGTGTCGATTTCATCGAGCCGGATGAGCGCCACACGGTCAACATCGGCCCGGCGGTCAAGGCGCTGGCCAAGGAAGTCCTCGCATTCGAAGGCAAGGGGCCCGGCTCGCGGGATTTCGTGCTGGGCAATACCAAGGCGCGGATGCGCATGGTGGCGCAATACACCATCGCCGGCGCCGAGCAAGGCCTGGTGATCGGCACCGACCATGCGGCTGAAGCGGTCATGGGTTTCTTCACCAAGTTCGGTGACGGCGCCTGCGACCTGGCCCCGCTGAGCGGGCTGGTGAAAAACCAGGTCAGGGCGATTGCCCGCGACTTTGGCGCACCGGAATCATTGGTGGAAAAAGTCCCCACCGCCGACCTCGAAGACTTGTCGCCGGGCAAGCCGGACGAAGCTGCCCATGGCGTGACCTACGGCGAGATCGACGCGTTCCTGCACGGCCAACCGATCCGCGAAGAAGCCGCGAAGATTATTTGCGACACCTATCGCAAGACCGAGCACAAGCGCGTGATGCCGTACGCGCCTTGA
- the pncB gene encoding nicotinate phosphoribosyltransferase, producing the protein MSESVFADRIVQNLLDTDFYKLTMMQAVLHNYPNVEVEWEFRCRNSEDLRPYLAEIRFQIERLAELSLSADQLSFLERISFMKPDFLRFLGLFRFNLRYVHTGIENGELFIRLRGPWLHVILFEVPLLSIVSEVRNRYRYREIVLEQAREQLYRKFDWLSANASADELSELQVADFGTRRRFSYRTQEEVVNVLKHDFPGRFVGTSNVHLSRELDMKPLGTMAHEWIMAHQQLGPRLIDSQIAALDCWVREYRGLLGIALTDCITMDAFLKDFDLFFAKLFDGLRHDSGDPVIWAEKAIAHYHQLGIDPMSKTLVFSDSLTLPKCLEIFRALRGRINVSFGIGTNLTCDIPGVEPMSIVLKMISCDGQPVAKISDEPGKTHCKDPNFVAYMRHVFQVPAALTGTSSKE; encoded by the coding sequence ATGAGCGAGAGCGTGTTTGCCGATCGCATCGTGCAGAACCTGCTCGACACCGACTTCTACAAACTGACGATGATGCAGGCGGTGCTGCATAACTACCCTAACGTCGAAGTGGAATGGGAGTTTCGTTGCCGTAACAGCGAGGACCTGCGTCCGTACCTGGCGGAGATCCGCTTCCAGATCGAGCGCCTGGCCGAGCTGAGCCTGAGCGCAGACCAGTTGAGCTTCCTGGAGCGCATCAGCTTCATGAAACCGGATTTCCTGCGTTTCCTGGGCCTGTTTCGTTTCAACCTGCGCTACGTGCACACCGGCATCGAAAACGGTGAGTTGTTCATCCGTCTGCGCGGGCCGTGGTTGCATGTGATCCTGTTCGAAGTGCCATTGCTGTCCATCGTCAGCGAGGTGCGCAACCGCTATCGCTACCGTGAAATCGTGCTGGAGCAGGCGCGGGAACAGCTTTATCGCAAGTTCGACTGGCTGAGCGCCAACGCCAGCGCCGATGAACTATCCGAGCTACAAGTGGCCGACTTCGGTACCCGCCGTCGGTTCTCCTACCGAACCCAGGAAGAAGTGGTGAACGTGCTCAAGCACGACTTCCCCGGACGCTTCGTCGGCACCAGCAACGTGCATCTGTCCCGGGAGCTGGACATGAAACCCCTGGGCACCATGGCCCACGAGTGGATCATGGCCCATCAGCAACTGGGCCCTCGGCTGATCGACAGCCAGATCGCCGCGCTCGACTGCTGGGTCCGCGAATACCGAGGCCTGCTGGGCATCGCACTGACCGATTGCATCACCATGGACGCCTTCCTCAAGGACTTCGATCTGTTCTTCGCCAAGCTGTTCGACGGCTTGCGCCATGACTCGGGCGACCCGGTGATCTGGGCGGAAAAAGCCATCGCCCACTATCACCAGTTGGGCATCGACCCGATGAGCAAGACCCTGGTGTTCTCCGACAGCCTGACATTGCCCAAATGCCTGGAGATTTTTCGGGCGTTGCGTGGTCGCATTAATGTGAGCTTCGGTATCGGGACCAACCTGACCTGCGACATTCCAGGCGTGGAGCCCATGAGCATCGTGCTTAAAATGATCAGCTGTGACGGGCAACCCGTGGCCAAGATTTCAGACGAGCCCGGCAAGACCCACTGCAAGGACCCGAATTTCGTCGCCTATATGCGACATGTTTTCCAAGTACCTGCCGCCCTTACTGGCACATCAAGCAAGGAGTGA